The following coding sequences lie in one Carassius carassius chromosome 1, fCarCar2.1, whole genome shotgun sequence genomic window:
- the LOC132125844 gene encoding retinal cone rhodopsin-sensitive cGMP 3',5'-cyclic phosphodiesterase subunit gamma-like translates to MGKCVLTESRILTPSTHVRQKQKSSRSSLIQWAVLAIGLVNMDVSKPKAISKVVIRATAPGTPHKGPPKFKQRSTRQFKSKPPKKGVIGFGEDIPGMEGLGTDFNVICPWEAYSHLELHELAQYGII, encoded by the exons ATGGGAAAGTGTGTGTTGACAGAGAGCCGCATCCTGACCCCCTCGACACATGTGAGACAGAAACAGAAGAGCAGCAG ATCATCATTGATTCAGTGGGCAGTGCTTGCTATTGGTCTTGTGAATATGGATGTCTCCAAGCCTAAAGCCATCAGCAAGGTTGTCATACGGGCCACGGCGCCCGGCACTCCCCACAAGGGCCCGCCCAAATTCAAACAGAGGTCAACACGCCAGTTCAAGAGCAAGCCGCCCAAAAAGGGTGTCATTGG ATTTGGCGAAGATATTCCTGGAATGGAGGGATTGGGAACAG ACTTTAACGTGATCTGTCCGTGGGAGGCGTACAGTCACCTGGAGTTACACGAGCTGGCCCAGTATGGCATTATATGA
- the LOC132125682 gene encoding tetraspanin-10-like, protein MGRFPSFRRFFFFWEQNGENKPLISKGDVRNAEAASSVSYLGTQDSSGSQTSSTLSSHDDSTRASSRNIFTSRALSPSSWSDYIFKYLLVTSNLLFTVLGLVTLVVGLWGLINKESFAQEKISGIGTDPMLLFCFLGLVLALLSLMGCVGALRENMCLLQTFSAAVLVLVVVQVLVAVVLYSLQGQIVEYLRSGMLAAMVRYQDDLDLRFITDEIQTGLQCCGADTYRDWEINVYFNCSAPGVQACGVPPSCCIDPLENGTVWNSQCGVGAQQLDEFSAQSVIFLGGCLGSIWRWIEQHSGVIVTVVIIVLGVQILTLFITARLLQSIRWSRAQHDVYLQSLQ, encoded by the exons ATGGGGCGGTTTCCGTCTTTTaggagatttttctttttctgggAGCAGAATGGAGAAAACAAGCCTCTTATTTCAAAG GGAGATGTAAGAAACGCAGAAGCTGCCTCATCTGTCTCGTATCTGGGAACGCAGGACAGTTCAGGAAGTCAGACGAGCTCGACTTTATCCAGTCATGATGACTCAACCAGAGCTTCATCAAGGAACATCTTCACTTCACGAGCTCTCAGTCCATCCAGCTGGAGTGACTACATCTTCAAGTATCTCCTGGTCACGAGTAACCTGCTCTTCACTGTTCTTGGTCTGGTCACGCTGGTCGTGGGCCTCTGGGGCCTGATCAACAAAGAGTCCTTCGCTCAGGAGAAGATCAGCGGTATCGGGACGGACCCCATGCTGCTCTTCTGCTTCCTGGGTCTCGTTCTGGCCCTGCTGAGCCTGATGGGATGTGTGGGGGCGCTGCGGGAGAACATGTGCCTGCTTCAGACCTTCTCAGCTGCAGTCCTGGTCCTGGTGGTGGTGCAGGTTCTGGTGGCAGTCGTGTTGTACAGCCTGCAGGGTCAGATCGTGGAGTACTTGCGCTCGGGCATGCTGGCCGCTATGGTGCGGTACCAGGACGACCTGGACTTGAGGTTCATCACTGATGAGATCCAGACGGGCCTGCAGTGCTGCGGGGCCGATACCTACAGAGACTGGGAAATCAATGT GTATTTCAACTGTTCGGCTCCAGGGGTCCAGGCGTGCGGAGTGCCCCCCTCATGCTGTATAGACCCCCTAGAGAACGGGACGGTGTGGAACAGCCAGTGTGGAGTCGGTGCCCAACAGCTGGACGAGTTCTCGGCCCAGAGCGTGATCTTCCTGGGCGGCTGTCTGGGCAGCATCTGGCGCTGGATCGAGCAGCACAGCGGAGTGATTGTTACGGTAGTCATCATTGTGCTGGGCGTCCAGATACTCACTCTGTTCATAACGGCCCGTCTGCTGCAGAGCATACGGTGGAGCAGAGCTCAGCATGATGTGTATCTACAATCACTGCAATGA